A single genomic interval of Bacillus sp. es.036 harbors:
- a CDS encoding amino acid ABC transporter permease, translated as MGEIHWEYLFDAGLALKSFPYVIQGLGLTLLIAFVGMIIGLGMGLFLALGRMSKWKALRWPARLYISFMRGTPILVFLYILYFGLPVVGIQFSALTCALIGFSLNSAAYIAEIQRSALSSVEKGQWEASTALGMSYWTTMREVVLPQATRIAIPPLSNVMLDLIKASSLAAVITVPELLHHAKIVGGREFDFMTMYILVAFIYWGVCVCVSFFQERLEKRYHYLH; from the coding sequence GTGGGGGAAATACACTGGGAATATTTATTTGATGCAGGTCTTGCGTTAAAATCATTTCCCTATGTGATCCAGGGTCTTGGGTTAACGCTATTAATTGCGTTTGTTGGAATGATTATTGGTTTGGGTATGGGCTTATTTCTTGCTCTTGGTAGAATGTCCAAATGGAAAGCCCTCAGATGGCCAGCGCGCCTCTACATTTCCTTTATGAGAGGAACGCCAATTCTTGTTTTTCTTTATATTCTTTATTTTGGTCTACCGGTTGTAGGAATTCAATTCTCAGCGTTAACGTGTGCGTTAATTGGGTTTAGCTTAAATAGTGCGGCATATATTGCAGAAATTCAACGCTCTGCTCTTTCATCAGTTGAAAAAGGCCAATGGGAAGCTTCGACCGCTCTAGGCATGTCCTATTGGACGACGATGAGAGAAGTGGTTTTGCCACAAGCAACGCGAATCGCCATACCGCCTCTATCGAACGTGATGCTCGATCTGATCAAAGCGTCTTCTTTAGCCGCCGTTATTACCGTTCCAGAACTGCTCCATCATGCGAAAATTGTTGGCGGAAGAGAATTTGATTTTATGACAATGTATATCCTCGTAGCTTTTATATATTGGGGAGTATGCGTTTGTGTTTCCTTCTTCCAGGAACGACTAGAAAAGCGGTATCATTATTTACACTAA
- a CDS encoding SurA N-terminal domain-containing protein — MKKYLNLLLIVGVLMLAACSNNSEATDEEPASEDSATVETQKELEAMKVEEDKVVATVNGEEIKGKDYNSMLVQTQLRYTMSGEDPSDTEVAKSIEQEVMDNLIGQELLLQKAKEEGFSASDKEVETELEQIKAQFDGEKELEKALQGQGITLEQLESQYADIVVVDKFVKEKIGTPEVSDEEVKAFYDEQFSKDAENPPSFDEMKDRIKDYLVETKTQEKVQEMKAELMKKAEVKENL; from the coding sequence ATGAAAAAATATCTTAATTTATTATTGATTGTTGGGGTTCTAATGCTTGCTGCTTGTAGTAATAATAGTGAGGCAACGGACGAAGAACCTGCTTCTGAAGATTCAGCAACTGTAGAAACGCAAAAAGAACTTGAAGCGATGAAGGTAGAAGAAGACAAGGTTGTCGCAACGGTTAATGGTGAAGAGATCAAAGGAAAAGATTATAATTCTATGCTTGTACAAACTCAGCTTCGCTATACGATGAGCGGGGAAGATCCATCAGATACTGAGGTAGCGAAATCGATTGAGCAAGAAGTGATGGATAATTTAATAGGACAGGAACTTTTACTTCAAAAAGCGAAGGAAGAAGGTTTCTCTGCATCAGATAAAGAGGTTGAAACAGAACTTGAACAAATAAAAGCACAATTCGATGGGGAAAAGGAGCTTGAGAAAGCGCTACAAGGTCAAGGGATAACTCTTGAGCAGCTTGAAAGCCAGTATGCGGATATTGTAGTTGTTGATAAATTTGTAAAAGAAAAAATTGGTACACCAGAAGTATCTGATGAAGAAGTAAAGGCATTTTATGATGAGCAATTCTCAAAAGATGCTGAAAATCCCCCTTCTTTTGACGAAATGAAAGATCGGATAAAAGACTATTTAGTTGAAACGAAAACACAAGAGAAAGTTCAAGAAATGAAAGCTGAACTGATGAAAAAAGCAGAAGTGAAAGAGAATTTATAG
- a CDS encoding HD domain-containing protein, protein MDHVIAELRTYVKQKLEKEGSGHDWYHIDRVVKQARSIAKEEGANLFICEVAALVHDLADDKIASSEQAGLEEVEQLLFPLNKADLEHVLEIITTISFKGGNRPPVRSLEAKVVQDADRLDAIGAIGVARTFVYAGSKGDLIYDPSIQPREHMSASSYRNEKSTAINHFYEKLLNLKDLMNTNTGLRIAEERHEFMTSFLTQFHGEWEGLK, encoded by the coding sequence ATGGACCATGTTATCGCTGAACTCCGTACATATGTGAAACAAAAATTAGAAAAGGAAGGAAGTGGACATGATTGGTACCACATTGATCGTGTCGTAAAACAAGCGCGCAGCATTGCAAAAGAAGAGGGGGCTAACCTCTTTATTTGTGAAGTTGCTGCACTTGTTCATGATCTTGCTGATGATAAAATCGCTTCATCAGAACAAGCTGGATTAGAAGAAGTAGAGCAACTGCTTTTCCCTTTAAATAAGGCTGATCTCGAGCACGTATTGGAAATCATTACAACCATTTCCTTTAAAGGGGGGAATCGTCCACCTGTTCGTAGCCTCGAAGCAAAGGTTGTTCAAGATGCCGATCGTTTAGATGCGATAGGTGCGATTGGAGTTGCCAGGACGTTTGTTTATGCTGGCTCGAAGGGAGATTTAATTTATGATCCATCCATACAGCCACGTGAGCACATGTCAGCTAGCTCGTATCGGAATGAAAAGTCGACAGCCATCAATCATTTCTATGAAAAATTATTGAATTTAAAAGATTTAATGAATACGAATACAGGTTTAAGAATTGCTGAAGAGCGACATGAATTTATGACATCATTTTTAACACAATTTCATGGAGAGTGGGAAGGGTTAAAATGA
- a CDS encoding GNAT family N-acetyltransferase, with protein MMIIQPMTEDTAKKIQTWQYEEPYSLYNLNGDSEVLLELLNGSYFSVTENNKLIGYFCFGKSAQVPAGYKENAYAAPLLDFGLGLHPMQTGNGKGLRFVQAGLAYAYEKYGDKSVRLTVASFNKRAKIVYERAGFTYEQSFLKVSDSGSTTFEVMVKKI; from the coding sequence ATGATGATTATTCAGCCAATGACAGAAGATACTGCAAAAAAGATCCAAACGTGGCAATATGAGGAGCCCTATTCCTTGTACAACCTAAATGGAGATTCAGAAGTGTTATTAGAACTTTTGAACGGCTCTTATTTTTCAGTTACAGAAAACAACAAATTAATCGGCTATTTTTGTTTTGGGAAGTCAGCTCAAGTTCCTGCTGGTTATAAAGAAAATGCTTATGCGGCTCCTTTACTTGATTTTGGGCTGGGTCTTCACCCGATGCAGACCGGAAATGGAAAAGGCCTTCGCTTTGTTCAAGCTGGGCTCGCATATGCGTATGAGAAGTACGGTGATAAGAGCGTTCGACTTACGGTAGCCTCCTTTAATAAACGCGCAAAAATAGTTTATGAAAGGGCAGGATTTACATATGAGCAATCCTTCTTAAAGGTAAGTGATAGCGGTTCGACAACCTTTGAAGTTATGGTAAAAAAGATATGA
- a CDS encoding Spo0E family sporulation regulatory protein-aspartic acid phosphatase yields MSMYDAIERKRKEMFDMAGRYGFASERTIRCSQELDRLLNALMQTKQHNEEVL; encoded by the coding sequence ATGAGCATGTATGATGCAATTGAAAGAAAGCGTAAAGAAATGTTCGATATGGCGGGACGTTACGGCTTTGCATCAGAGAGAACCATTCGCTGTAGTCAGGAATTGGACCGATTATTAAATGCCTTAATGCAAACAAAACAACATAATGAGGAAGTATTGTGA
- a CDS encoding PAS domain S-box protein: MKHSQDVLIDKQELHELHRNYQTYKSLFAHYPGMMYLLDHNGLIQNINHFGDALSKYYNVTIKSKHYTNFILASEHDEVNHFFYKTLQGQVTHFNTVFLTPDQEPFEVELVNIPVYVDHEVKGVFTYVRDITEERAAAFALRESQEKYRLIAEHTSELIRLVNVESGIITYASPSHETILGFKTEEYTGQSFYEDIHPDDQDAVIHLLHSTKDKPAVAEFRRRHVNGNWITLEDRARSIPYGVNGERMNVVVSRDITEKKRAEQELQSTLKQLKDLKYALDESALVSVTDESGKITSVNEKFCEITEYTEGELLGQTHMILDSGYHPQSFFDEMDLQIQSGAVWKGEINNKTKHGNDFWVDTTVVPFTGDNGESYQYVYIRKDITDRKRAEELLRTSDKLSVIGELAAGVAHEIRNPLTSLKGFTQILKSRLDSDSDQEFISIMLDELDRINMIVNEFMVLARPQALAPEKANLQDLLQNVLTLIETQATLNNVQIITRVIENIPNISCNENQIKQVLINVIKNSIEAMPNGGEIILSLFPIKNEVIIEVRDNGEGIPNHQLTHLGEPFYTTKKKGNGLGLMICRRIVQNHQGNLLIDSKEGEGTVVTIKLPYRLSDESR; the protein is encoded by the coding sequence GTGAAACATTCACAAGACGTTCTTATAGATAAGCAAGAGCTTCATGAACTTCATAGAAATTATCAAACGTACAAATCGCTATTTGCCCATTATCCAGGTATGATGTACCTTTTAGATCATAATGGACTCATTCAAAATATTAACCACTTCGGTGATGCCTTATCAAAGTATTACAATGTCACAATTAAAAGTAAGCATTATACAAACTTTATTCTAGCTTCAGAACATGACGAAGTTAATCACTTTTTTTATAAAACGCTTCAGGGGCAAGTTACACATTTTAATACGGTTTTCCTTACACCCGATCAAGAGCCATTCGAGGTTGAATTGGTAAATATTCCTGTTTATGTTGACCATGAAGTAAAAGGTGTATTTACGTACGTTCGAGATATTACGGAAGAACGAGCAGCAGCATTTGCTCTACGAGAAAGTCAGGAAAAGTACCGGCTGATTGCTGAGCATACATCAGAGTTAATTAGACTAGTGAATGTCGAGAGCGGTATCATTACCTATGCTTCTCCTTCCCATGAAACCATTCTTGGTTTCAAAACTGAAGAGTATACAGGTCAGTCGTTTTATGAAGACATCCATCCTGATGACCAGGATGCCGTTATTCATTTACTACATAGTACGAAAGATAAGCCAGCAGTCGCAGAATTTCGACGGAGGCATGTAAATGGAAACTGGATTACGTTAGAAGATAGAGCAAGATCCATACCTTATGGCGTCAATGGAGAAAGAATGAATGTTGTCGTCTCAAGAGACATTACTGAGAAAAAAAGAGCTGAACAGGAGCTTCAAAGCACGCTAAAACAGTTAAAAGATTTAAAATATGCCCTTGATGAAAGTGCCCTAGTTTCTGTGACAGATGAGTCTGGGAAGATTACTTCTGTGAATGAGAAATTTTGTGAGATTACGGAATATACCGAAGGCGAACTCCTCGGTCAAACACATATGATTCTAGATTCAGGGTATCATCCGCAGTCTTTTTTTGACGAAATGGACTTGCAAATTCAATCGGGTGCAGTCTGGAAAGGCGAAATCAATAATAAAACGAAACATGGAAACGATTTTTGGGTCGATACAACGGTTGTGCCGTTCACTGGTGATAACGGAGAATCGTACCAATATGTTTATATCCGTAAAGATATTACAGATCGTAAGCGCGCCGAAGAACTGCTTCGAACGTCCGATAAATTATCAGTTATAGGTGAACTAGCTGCTGGCGTTGCTCATGAGATTCGAAATCCATTAACTTCTCTTAAAGGTTTTACACAAATTTTAAAATCAAGGCTGGATAGTGACAGTGATCAAGAGTTTATTAGCATTATGCTTGATGAATTGGATCGCATTAATATGATCGTTAATGAATTTATGGTGCTGGCGCGACCGCAGGCTTTAGCTCCTGAGAAAGCGAACTTACAAGATTTACTTCAAAATGTCCTTACCTTGATTGAAACGCAGGCAACGTTAAACAACGTGCAAATAATCACTAGAGTGATTGAAAACATTCCTAACATATCTTGCAATGAAAATCAGATCAAACAAGTTCTCATCAATGTTATAAAGAATTCGATCGAAGCAATGCCGAACGGTGGAGAAATCATACTCTCCCTTTTTCCAATTAAAAATGAAGTTATCATTGAAGTGAGAGATAATGGGGAAGGCATTCCAAATCACCAGCTAACCCATCTAGGAGAGCCTTTTTATACGACTAAAAAAAAGGGGAATGGCCTCGGTTTGATGATCTGTCGACGAATTGTTCAAAATCATCAGGGCAACTTGTTAATCGATAGTAAAGAAGGAGAAGGCACTGTGGTAACGATAAAACTCCCTTATCGTCTTTCTGATGAATCGCGCTGA
- a CDS encoding DUF3891 family protein: MIVYEENDCFVMTSQHDHALLSGQFAEALREDYWPDSLYREEVLHAIRYHDCGWIPIDDVPFWNDRREAPYTFLDFPLAPKLTFYKKGLEDVINKTTYGGFLCSKHYQSFFYNATSMAAKTFYAEEDTRQNQLLETFRISESLLIFHYQLLQFCDDLSLYVCFQEPGVSKSEELSWFKKGFSQSFYFLTTDNAILTHWLSKENIHISYPLFHEEHSFHVKLKRVPKELVAVEGIAKAYQTTPFEIRTFHFSHNE; encoded by the coding sequence ATGATTGTTTATGAGGAGAATGATTGTTTTGTGATGACTAGTCAGCATGATCATGCGCTTTTATCGGGCCAGTTTGCAGAAGCGTTACGTGAAGACTATTGGCCCGATTCGCTTTATCGTGAAGAGGTCTTACATGCGATTCGCTATCATGATTGTGGATGGATCCCGATCGATGACGTACCGTTTTGGAACGATCGACGCGAGGCCCCTTATACTTTTCTAGATTTCCCACTTGCTCCCAAGCTAACCTTTTACAAAAAAGGATTAGAAGATGTTATAAATAAGACGACTTACGGCGGTTTTCTTTGTAGCAAACATTATCAATCGTTTTTTTACAATGCTACATCTATGGCAGCTAAAACGTTTTATGCTGAAGAGGATACTAGACAGAATCAACTGTTAGAAACTTTTCGCATTTCGGAATCCCTACTCATCTTTCATTACCAATTACTACAATTTTGTGATGACTTGTCACTATACGTCTGCTTTCAAGAACCTGGAGTTTCAAAAAGCGAAGAACTTTCGTGGTTTAAGAAAGGGTTTTCACAATCTTTTTATTTTCTAACGACAGATAATGCCATTCTTACACACTGGCTTTCTAAGGAAAACATTCATATCTCATACCCACTATTTCATGAAGAGCACTCGTTTCATGTTAAATTAAAGCGGGTTCCGAAAGAATTAGTAGCAGTTGAAGGAATCGCTAAAGCCTATCAGACGACTCCATTTGAGATTCGAACCTTTCACTTTAGCCATAATGAATAG
- a CDS encoding protease complex subunit PrcB family protein gives MRPILLLLSLVFVILTGCGDNSSQSTDDSSGGDEMKEEITFETVEMQNAPRDIQTTVQQKWLEKSTFTIPSGEELYIIITRGEMPTGGYSVNIESIEKINNELVVSYYYTDPKKEDMVTQAITKPFVISKIDMTNARVNFKEIQKSAP, from the coding sequence TTGCGTCCAATATTATTGCTACTATCACTGGTCTTTGTCATTTTGACAGGATGTGGAGATAATTCATCACAGTCTACAGACGATTCAAGTGGGGGAGATGAAATGAAGGAGGAAATCACTTTTGAAACAGTAGAAATGCAAAACGCGCCAAGAGATATTCAAACGACCGTTCAACAAAAGTGGTTAGAGAAATCGACCTTTACGATTCCATCAGGTGAAGAACTGTATATTATCATTACTCGCGGTGAGATGCCCACAGGCGGCTATTCGGTTAACATCGAAAGCATCGAGAAAATAAACAATGAACTTGTCGTCTCTTATTACTATACCGATCCTAAAAAAGAGGATATGGTCACCCAAGCGATTACAAAACCATTTGTAATCTCAAAAATAGATATGACGAATGCACGCGTTAATTTTAAAGAAATTCAAAAAAGCGCTCCTTAA
- a CDS encoding pyridoxamine 5'-phosphate oxidase family protein, giving the protein MAKKGILTELNEDLVSFFEGEKLVMLSTIDHESQTPNVSAISWVKCLDKNNIRFSVTTNSRTIQNVKENPHVVFTIIGLETVYSIHGSASILEDAMKGVSLKLAKINVNVNQVLETMFWGAKITTEPQYEKTYNQKKAEELDKEVYDSLLK; this is encoded by the coding sequence TTGGCGAAGAAAGGAATTTTGACGGAACTTAATGAGGATCTTGTATCTTTTTTTGAAGGAGAGAAGCTTGTTATGCTTTCAACGATTGATCATGAAAGCCAAACTCCAAACGTATCTGCCATATCGTGGGTGAAATGTTTAGATAAGAACAATATTCGGTTTTCAGTTACAACAAATTCACGTACGATTCAAAATGTCAAAGAAAATCCTCATGTAGTATTCACGATCATTGGATTGGAAACCGTGTATTCCATTCATGGAAGTGCCTCAATCCTAGAAGATGCCATGAAAGGTGTTTCACTAAAGCTTGCGAAAATTAATGTAAATGTCAATCAAGTGCTTGAGACAATGTTTTGGGGAGCTAAAATCACAACAGAACCTCAATACGAAAAAACATATAATCAAAAGAAAGCAGAAGAATTGGATAAAGAAGTGTACGATTCCTTGTTGAAATAG
- a CDS encoding TVP38/TMEM64 family protein has product MEWEMIKDFLNEETIRQWLGQYRALGPLPGILLPMLEAVIPILPLFLFVAGNAAAYGFWYGSLLSWLGASLGALIVFMVVRRLARQRFMRVVTKHAKIEKTLRWIERHGFGMVFLLLCFPFTPSALINVVAGLSNMSIRSFVLAVLLGKMVMISIVSFIGHDVFALIHQPLQMVLILVAIVLLWGAGKLIEVKLNQRPRKHRTEDQAR; this is encoded by the coding sequence ATGGAGTGGGAAATGATTAAAGACTTTTTAAATGAAGAAACAATCAGACAATGGCTCGGTCAGTATCGTGCTCTTGGACCATTACCAGGAATTTTGCTTCCTATGCTAGAAGCAGTTATTCCGATATTGCCGCTATTTCTATTTGTGGCAGGCAATGCAGCAGCGTATGGTTTCTGGTACGGCTCGTTGCTTTCATGGCTTGGTGCATCTCTAGGTGCTCTGATTGTTTTTATGGTGGTCAGGCGGCTTGCAAGACAGCGATTCATGCGAGTGGTAACAAAACACGCCAAAATAGAAAAAACACTGCGCTGGATTGAGCGACATGGGTTTGGGATGGTGTTTTTGCTTCTATGTTTTCCATTTACGCCCTCGGCTTTAATCAATGTGGTAGCAGGCCTTTCGAATATGAGTATTCGAAGCTTTGTATTAGCTGTATTACTTGGAAAAATGGTGATGATTTCGATCGTTTCTTTTATTGGACATGATGTTTTTGCGTTAATTCATCAACCTCTGCAAATGGTTCTTATCCTAGTAGCGATCGTTCTTCTTTGGGGGGCAGGCAAATTAATTGAAGTGAAACTAAATCAGCGTCCTCGTAAGCATCGTACCGAGGATCAGGCGAGATAG
- the cotJC gene encoding spore coat protein CotJC, whose translation MWVYEKKLQYPVKVSTCNPMLAKFLIEQYGGADGELAAALRYLNQRYTIPDKVVGLLTDIGTEEFAHLEMIATMVYKLTKDATADQMKEAGLGAHYANHDSALFYSNAAGVPWTASYIAAKGDPIADLYEDIAAEEKARATYQWIIDLSDDPDLNDSLAFLREREIIHSQRFREAVEILKEERDKKRIF comes from the coding sequence ATGTGGGTGTATGAAAAGAAATTGCAATACCCAGTCAAAGTAAGCACATGTAACCCCATGCTAGCAAAGTTTTTAATCGAGCAGTATGGAGGAGCCGATGGTGAACTTGCTGCCGCTCTCCGCTACCTAAACCAGCGTTATACGATTCCAGATAAAGTTGTTGGTTTATTAACGGATATCGGAACAGAAGAATTCGCTCACCTAGAAATGATCGCCACAATGGTATACAAACTAACAAAAGATGCCACAGCAGACCAAATGAAAGAAGCCGGACTCGGCGCCCACTATGCCAATCATGACAGTGCTCTCTTCTATTCCAACGCAGCAGGCGTTCCATGGACAGCAAGCTACATCGCCGCCAAAGGCGATCCCATCGCTGACCTATACGAAGACATCGCCGCAGAAGAAAAAGCAAGAGCCACCTACCAATGGATCATCGACCTCTCAGACGACCCAGACCTAAACGACTCCCTCGCCTTCCTAAGAGAACGCGAAATCATCCACTCCCAACGCTTCCGAGAAGCCGTTGAAATACTTAAAGAAGAAAGAGATAAGAAAAGGATATTTTAG
- a CDS encoding spore coat protein CotJB, translating into MSQKQLPKEYYELLEELQAVDFVLVDLTLYLDTHPNDYEAIQQFNEYAKMKKQLKKRYEKEYGPLQQYGNSYSNYPWDWKDAPWPWQV; encoded by the coding sequence ATGTCTCAAAAACAATTGCCCAAAGAGTATTATGAGTTATTGGAAGAACTTCAGGCTGTGGATTTCGTTCTCGTAGACCTAACCCTTTACCTTGATACCCATCCAAATGATTATGAAGCCATTCAACAATTCAATGAATACGCAAAAATGAAAAAACAACTTAAAAAGCGATACGAAAAAGAATATGGTCCATTACAACAATATGGGAACAGTTATTCAAACTATCCATGGGATTGGAAAGATGCACCATGGCCGTGGCAAGTTTAA
- a CDS encoding spore coat associated protein CotJA, protein MYTHRKFYEPYVSPFDPCPPIRVKSYSTPPNLYMGFQPPGLEQYSAREALRKGTLWKAFYDPYPYPSKREE, encoded by the coding sequence ATGTATACACACAGGAAGTTTTACGAGCCGTATGTTAGTCCGTTTGATCCATGTCCTCCGATTCGAGTGAAATCTTATTCAACTCCCCCTAACCTCTACATGGGATTTCAGCCGCCTGGTCTTGAACAATACTCTGCACGTGAAGCGCTACGCAAAGGAACGCTCTGGAAAGCTTTCTATGATCCGTACCCTTATCCTTCAAAGCGGGAGGAGTAA